The Longimicrobiaceae bacterium genomic interval CTCTTGGCCGCGGGCTTCGCCTCCGCCGGTGCGGAGGACGAGCTGTCGGACGAGGACGAGGAGGACGAAGATCCGCCCTTGTCGGACTCCGCCGCCTTCTTGTACCCGTCGCCGCGGGCGTAGTCGGTGATGTAGAAGCCCGAGCCCTTGAAGACGAGCCCGGCGCCGCCGGAGATGCGCCGCGTGGCAGCCGCGCCACAGGAGGTGCACTCGGCCACCGGCTCGTCCGACATCTTCTGGAACTTCTCGAACTCGTTGCCGCAGCCAGGGCAGCGGTACTCGTACGTTGGCATCTCGGTTGTTCACACCTGCGTTGATTCGACCCCGACAAAACCCGCGTAAGTTAACCCGCGCTCCGGGGGGGTGCAACCAACGGCCGGAGCGCGCGTCCGTGCACCCCGCGCCCCGACATTCGGTGTCGACGCAGGGTCCGCTGGGGCGTCGGTTCATGTGCGGCTCGGACGCCCCCGCATGAGTCGCATGCGATGGAGAACGGCCACCATCCTCCATGCGTCGAAATCAGGAAACCATCCATCAGGAGTATGGTCCCAACAAACGAGGATAATACATGTACGCGATGTGCGGTGGCGCCTCCAGACCGTCACTCACTTGCCGTCGCGAGCACGATGCATTACTACCAAGATCCCTGAACGGATACTGATGGCGTCAACCCCAATCATTGGAGAGCGGATGAAGAAGCTCAAGCTCGACCTCGATCAGGTCCAGGTGTCGTCGTTCGCGGCAGAAGCGCCGGAGCTCGGCCGCGGCACGGTGAACGGTCTCTCCGGCACGTACGACAGCACGATCTTCGCCTGCGGCGAGAGCCACGGCCTGTCGTGCGACTCGTGCTTCCCGCAGCGCTGCCCGCGGATGCCTGCCACGGACTAAGGGCTTGTAAATTAATAACCAGTGCAATTCAGAGGTTTGAGTCCGGCTGGATCGTATAGTTCCACTCACCGTGGAAGGCGTCGCGTTCAAGTCGGATGCTGGCCATCTGTTCGTCTGTCACGGATACCCCGGT includes:
- a CDS encoding zinc ribbon domain-containing protein, giving the protein MPTYEYRCPGCGNEFEKFQKMSDEPVAECTSCGAAATRRISGGAGLVFKGSGFYITDYARGDGYKKAAESDKGGSSSSSSSSDSSSSAPAEAKPAAKSEPKPAESKPTPKSE